A genomic region of Thermoplasmatales archaeon contains the following coding sequences:
- a CDS encoding RND family transporter codes for MLDRVGRFVEKRTVTIIAIAILITLIFSSFLPFINMSTSLNDFLPDSEVVRAERRVREYFGDSSSAIMVYIENDNVLKPSSLREIYNFSKEIGNFNCLSIAGLVDIICNIEYGKNLINCSDEEIINAFQDLMYEKSYEEIKIGENKKDGAKIYSAYVKENDTKIFFSIESFQIPKNSYRQEYEWFIEFNSKIGDNSVPYKISARDDLLPIWVFGAGLKENLKKRDKEENVYIWVFSNGTYFPVKLNESKFYTSGNRVVIEIDKDELGKFGIGKFGSMELPSKLTEIKIGLRKYKFPWFGFAIDEKIVGMDFLNHNISLKDIDKLWSEIDSLNSSFVLFLKPEFMDEMKNSALMILSKDYEKMKAKSTIVLFQINSSDFDSFYERLRNIKREEFKITGEKIISNEINEMTDKSNRIIGIGIFIAIAFLLFLDLRKISYVILSFAGLFISLIWTFGTMSILNINFNALYVAIMPLIMGLGVDYSIHLFHRYINERNNGKRAGEAIANAIANTGTALFLATITTCIGFLSFLTATIPPLRYFGFLCAIGIIYTFIVTITLLASVRYFIDKKDDFGLYEKKSFSFDFLIKKQTNFVVKKPKIVILFFSIFTIIMLFSMGNVKTGFRIEEFLPEESPSIKTLNKINENFPFFIQSEDYIIIEENVTKLKTLKEIKEMHKNMKDDEFILKTPDGGIKVLSVVSLIEDAVKKNRTIAEKFNIGEDGLPKSDEDVKNIYDYLYENKEYKNEIRRVLHRKNGEYDASLIIIYNNAISSGGDVNKNIEKFYNQLKEDILGNAIITGPTILTYTITSSLVKNQIKSTLICIILSIIILAIIYKDFILGFLNILPVGIASIWIVGSMALMNYSLNVMTIMVTSLTIGLGITYSIHITDRFRKSDKSKESMFEILSSTGSAIVGAALTTIAGFSMLIFSPMPPERQFGVIMCLTILYSFIASITLLPSILLLRKK; via the coding sequence ATGCTAGATAGGGTAGGAAGATTTGTTGAAAAAAGGACAGTAACAATTATTGCAATAGCTATCCTAATTACATTGATATTTTCATCATTCCTTCCTTTTATAAATATGAGTACTTCTCTTAATGATTTTCTTCCAGACAGTGAAGTTGTGAGGGCGGAGAGAAGGGTTAGGGAATACTTTGGAGATAGTTCAAGTGCAATAATGGTGTATATAGAAAATGACAATGTCTTAAAACCCAGCTCCTTAAGAGAAATTTATAATTTCTCAAAAGAAATTGGAAATTTTAATTGTTTAAGTATTGCGGGACTTGTTGATATAATATGCAATATTGAATATGGAAAAAATTTGATAAATTGCTCTGATGAAGAAATAATTAATGCATTTCAGGATTTGATGTATGAAAAAAGTTATGAAGAAATAAAAATCGGGGAAAATAAAAAAGATGGGGCAAAAATTTACTCAGCATATGTAAAGGAAAATGATACTAAGATTTTTTTCTCAATTGAATCTTTTCAAATCCCAAAAAATTCATATAGGCAAGAATACGAATGGTTTATAGAATTCAATTCTAAAATAGGGGATAATTCAGTCCCCTATAAGATATCTGCAAGAGATGATTTACTACCCATATGGGTATTTGGGGCGGGTCTTAAAGAAAATTTGAAGAAAAGGGATAAAGAAGAAAATGTTTACATATGGGTTTTTAGCAATGGAACATATTTCCCTGTAAAACTAAATGAGAGCAAATTTTACACATCAGGAAATAGAGTGGTTATTGAAATTGATAAGGATGAGCTCGGTAAATTTGGTATAGGAAAATTTGGAAGCATGGAGCTTCCTTCAAAGCTAACAGAGATTAAAATAGGTTTAAGAAAATATAAATTTCCCTGGTTCGGTTTTGCAATAGATGAAAAGATTGTTGGAATGGATTTCTTGAATCACAACATTTCATTGAAGGACATTGATAAATTATGGTCAGAAATTGATTCATTAAATTCTTCTTTTGTTTTATTCTTAAAACCGGAATTCATGGATGAAATGAAAAATTCCGCTCTGATGATTTTATCAAAAGATTATGAAAAAATGAAGGCAAAATCAACAATTGTTCTTTTCCAGATAAATTCATCAGATTTTGATTCTTTTTATGAGAGATTGAGAAATATAAAAAGAGAAGAATTTAAAATAACTGGAGAAAAAATAATATCAAATGAAATAAATGAAATGACTGATAAATCAAATAGAATAATAGGGATTGGAATATTCATTGCAATAGCATTTCTCCTGTTTTTAGATTTAAGGAAGATATCTTATGTTATTCTCTCTTTCGCTGGTCTTTTCATTTCCTTAATATGGACTTTCGGCACAATGTCCATTCTTAATATAAATTTTAATGCCCTCTATGTTGCAATAATGCCTCTTATAATGGGGCTCGGTGTGGATTATTCCATACATCTTTTCCATAGATATATAAATGAAAGAAACAATGGAAAGAGGGCGGGCGAAGCAATAGCGAATGCAATAGCAAATACGGGCACCGCCTTATTTCTTGCAACAATTACAACATGCATAGGCTTCCTATCATTTCTTACCGCAACAATTCCTCCTCTAAGATATTTTGGTTTTTTATGTGCAATTGGAATAATTTATACTTTTATTGTAACAATTACACTTCTTGCTTCAGTGAGATATTTTATTGATAAAAAAGATGATTTTGGTTTATATGAGAAAAAATCTTTTTCCTTTGATTTCTTGATTAAAAAACAAACAAATTTTGTTGTTAAAAAACCAAAAATTGTCATTTTATTTTTCTCTATTTTTACAATTATAATGCTCTTCAGTATGGGAAATGTAAAAACAGGTTTCAGGATAGAGGAATTTTTACCAGAGGAAAGCCCATCAATAAAAACTTTAAATAAGATAAATGAAAACTTTCCGTTTTTCATTCAGAGCGAAGATTACATAATAATAGAAGAAAATGTTACTAAATTAAAGACATTAAAAGAAATTAAGGAAATGCATAAAAATATGAAGGATGATGAATTTATTTTAAAAACTCCTGATGGTGGAATAAAGGTTTTGTCCGTAGTTAGCTTAATTGAAGATGCGGTAAAAAAGAATAGAACAATTGCGGAAAAATTTAATATAGGCGAGGATGGATTGCCGAAAAGCGATGAGGATGTAAAAAACATTTATGACTATTTATATGAAAATAAGGAATATAAAAATGAAATAAGGAGAGTTTTGCATAGAAAAAATGGGGAATATGATGCATCTCTCATAATAATTTATAACAATGCAATTTCATCTGGTGGGGATGTAAATAAGAATATAGAGAAGTTTTATAATCAATTGAAGGAAGATATATTAGGAAATGCAATAATTACCGGCCCAACCATATTGACATATACAATAACATCATCGCTTGTAAAAAATCAAATTAAATCAACTCTGATATGCATAATACTTTCCATAATAATTCTGGCAATAATATATAAAGATTTTATTCTCGGGTTTTTAAACATTCTTCCTGTTGGAATTGCTTCAATATGGATAGTTGGTAGCATGGCATTGATGAATTATTCTTTAAATGTTATGACAATAATGGTAACATCTCTTACAATTGGCTTAGGAATAACTTACTCAATTCATATAACAGATAGATTCAGAAAATCAGATAAAAGCAAAGAAAGCATGTTTGAAATTCTCTCCTCCACCGGCTCCGCCATAGTTGGGGCAGCTTTAACTACAATTGCGGGCTTCTCCATGCTCATTTTCTCGCCTATGCCACCAGAGAGGCAATTTGGAGTGATAATGTGCTTGACCATCTTATACTCCTTTATTGCATCCATAACATTGCTTCCATCAATACTTTTGTTGAGGAAAAAATAA